One window from the genome of Bacillus weihaiensis encodes:
- a CDS encoding GntR family transcriptional regulator, whose product MTIKSDNRHLYLQVIDKIKEDIENGIYKEKEKLPSEFELSKNLGVSRATLREALRTLEEENVIIRRHGVGTFVNARPRFTSGIEQLNSVTGMIEQANSKPGTVFLSSSIIGATDEDTKRFKCLSEDEIFLLERVRTANGEPVVYCLDKIPKEILPDTFEHEQESLLKLLEEKASIYISYAVTHIEPIGYHEKISPILECDPETSLLLLKQMHFDDQDRPILYSLNYFRADHFSFHVVRKRL is encoded by the coding sequence ATGACCATAAAGTCTGACAATCGTCACTTGTACCTTCAGGTGATTGATAAAATTAAAGAAGATATTGAAAACGGTATATATAAAGAAAAAGAGAAATTACCATCAGAATTCGAGTTATCAAAAAACTTAGGAGTAAGTAGAGCAACTCTAAGAGAAGCACTTCGCACACTTGAAGAAGAGAACGTTATCATAAGAAGGCATGGAGTTGGGACTTTTGTAAACGCTCGCCCGCGATTTACTTCTGGGATCGAACAGTTGAACAGTGTAACAGGAATGATTGAACAAGCAAATTCAAAACCTGGAACTGTTTTTCTTTCCTCCTCTATAATTGGAGCGACGGACGAGGATACAAAAAGATTTAAATGTTTAAGTGAAGACGAGATCTTTCTACTAGAAAGAGTTAGAACAGCAAATGGTGAACCTGTTGTTTACTGTTTAGATAAGATTCCAAAAGAAATACTTCCAGACACTTTTGAGCATGAGCAAGAATCTTTATTAAAATTGCTTGAAGAAAAAGCGAGTATTTATATTAGCTATGCTGTCACACATATAGAACCGATTGGTTATCATGAGAAAATATCGCCAATATTAGAATGTGATCCAGAAACATCCCTTTTATTACTAAAACAAATGCATTTTGATGACCAAGACCGCCCCATTTTATACTCATTAAATTATTTTAGAGCAGATCATTTCAGTTTCCATGTAGTAAGGAAAAGATTATAG
- a CDS encoding DNA translocase FtsK has protein sequence MTKRKKKQRKSKDDWKKTLKFELAGLIILAIALISISKLGVVGHTFVHLFRFFSGEWYMVFLIGVLIFSLYLIWKRQIPVLFTRQMVGIYCVVAAILLLSHVTLFKMLTHNGTFASPSVLSNTLELFWMDVRGQASGVDLGGGMIGALMFATSYYLFAEAGSKIIAVVLIVIGMILITGKSLQDTIAKVLLPIGRFAKNQTMGFLEDIKKIPSVIQTKREEKKQNQEQRVPKTRNKNVEEHEMEEPLISSFSDREEEPTPEMIIHTMNSSEKDGQLETLLEENEVHTNQKDIGKEAEDQKISSEEKDVIQPMAFVEVENHDYELPPIDLLKAPKHNSQQADKKNIYENARKLEKTFQSFGVKAKVTQVHLGPAVTKYEVYPDVGVKVSKIVNLSDDLALALAAKDIRIEAPIPGKSAVGIEVPNSEIAMVSLREVLEAKGNDRPDAKLLIGLGRDISGEAVLAELNKMPHLLVAGATGSGKSVCINGIITSILMRAKPHEVKLMMIDPKMVELNVYNGIPHLLAPVVTDPKKASQALKKVINEMERRYELFSHTGTRNIEGYNEVIKKNNREENAKQPELPYIVVIVDELADLMMVASSDVEDSITRLSQMARAAGIHLIIATQRPSVDVITGVIKANIPSRIAFSVSSATDSRTILDMGGAEKLLGRGDMLFLPVGASKPVRVQGAFLSDDEVEQTVDFVIAQQKAQYQEEMIPTEVVETKNEVTDDLYEEAVQLVVDMQTASVSMLQRRFRIGYTRAARLIDAMEERGVVGPYEGSKPRDVLLSKDKHEEMSS, from the coding sequence ATGACAAAAAGAAAGAAAAAGCAAAGAAAATCAAAAGATGATTGGAAGAAAACGTTAAAATTTGAATTGGCAGGTCTAATTATTCTTGCAATTGCACTTATTTCCATTTCAAAATTAGGTGTTGTAGGGCACACTTTTGTCCATTTGTTTCGATTTTTTAGTGGAGAATGGTACATGGTTTTTCTAATCGGAGTATTGATTTTTTCTTTATATTTAATCTGGAAACGACAAATCCCAGTTCTATTTACAAGACAGATGGTTGGAATTTATTGTGTGGTGGCAGCTATTCTTTTATTAAGCCACGTTACATTATTTAAAATGCTAACTCATAATGGAACGTTCGCTTCACCAAGTGTATTGTCTAACACACTTGAACTGTTTTGGATGGATGTAAGAGGACAAGCTAGTGGTGTAGACCTTGGTGGCGGTATGATCGGCGCACTTATGTTTGCCACATCTTATTACCTTTTTGCAGAAGCAGGTTCCAAAATTATTGCTGTTGTTTTGATTGTGATAGGAATGATACTTATAACAGGCAAATCTCTGCAGGATACAATAGCAAAGGTATTATTGCCTATTGGTAGATTTGCCAAAAATCAAACGATGGGTTTTTTAGAGGATATAAAAAAAATACCTTCTGTCATACAAACAAAGCGGGAAGAAAAGAAACAGAATCAAGAGCAACGTGTTCCTAAAACTCGAAATAAAAATGTAGAAGAGCACGAAATGGAAGAGCCGCTTATCTCGAGTTTTTCAGATCGCGAAGAAGAGCCAACTCCTGAAATGATTATTCATACAATGAATTCTTCGGAAAAAGACGGTCAACTAGAGACTCTATTAGAGGAGAACGAGGTACATACTAATCAAAAAGATATAGGTAAGGAAGCGGAGGATCAAAAGATTTCAAGTGAAGAGAAAGATGTTATACAACCTATGGCATTCGTTGAAGTTGAAAACCATGATTATGAGCTTCCACCAATTGACTTATTAAAGGCACCTAAACATAATTCACAACAAGCAGATAAGAAAAATATCTATGAAAATGCTAGAAAGTTAGAAAAAACCTTTCAGAGTTTTGGTGTTAAAGCAAAAGTAACCCAAGTTCACTTAGGACCTGCTGTAACGAAATACGAGGTATACCCTGATGTTGGAGTGAAGGTTAGTAAAATAGTCAATTTAAGCGATGATTTAGCATTAGCATTAGCTGCAAAAGATATACGTATTGAAGCACCAATTCCTGGTAAATCAGCAGTGGGGATTGAAGTACCAAACTCTGAAATTGCCATGGTTTCTTTAAGAGAAGTGCTCGAGGCGAAAGGAAATGACCGTCCAGATGCTAAGTTATTAATTGGCCTTGGTAGAGACATATCAGGAGAAGCTGTTTTAGCAGAATTAAATAAGATGCCTCACTTACTTGTTGCAGGAGCTACAGGAAGTGGGAAAAGTGTCTGTATAAACGGGATCATTACAAGTATATTAATGAGAGCTAAGCCACATGAAGTGAAATTAATGATGATTGATCCTAAAATGGTAGAATTAAATGTGTATAATGGAATACCACATCTACTTGCACCAGTTGTAACGGATCCGAAAAAAGCTTCACAGGCTTTAAAGAAAGTTATTAATGAAATGGAAAGAAGATATGAACTATTTTCGCATACGGGAACGAGAAATATTGAAGGGTATAATGAAGTGATAAAAAAGAACAATCGCGAAGAAAATGCTAAACAACCTGAATTGCCGTATATCGTTGTTATTGTTGATGAGTTGGCAGACTTAATGATGGTAGCCTCATCTGATGTAGAAGATTCTATCACACGATTATCTCAAATGGCTAGGGCGGCAGGAATTCATCTAATTATTGCTACACAACGTCCTTCAGTTGATGTCATCACAGGTGTCATTAAAGCTAATATCCCTTCTCGTATAGCCTTTAGTGTATCTTCAGCAACAGATTCACGCACAATATTAGATATGGGTGGCGCTGAGAAACTACTAGGTAGAGGAGATATGCTCTTTTTACCCGTAGGTGCATCAAAACCAGTTCGTGTGCAAGGAGCCTTCTTATCAGATGACGAAGTAGAACAAACCGTAGACTTTGTCATTGCTCAACAAAAGGCTCAATATCAAGAGGAAATGATTCCAACAGAAGTTGTTGAAACAAAGAATGAAGTGACAGATGATTTATATGAAGAGGCTGTCCAGCTCGTTGTTGATATGCAAACAGCATCTGTTTCAATGTTGCAACGTCGCTTTAGAATAGGATATACCAGAGCAGCTAGATTAATAGATGCAATGGAAGAAAGAGGAGTTGTTGGGCCATATGAAGGGAGTAAACCACGAGATGTCTTACTCTCAAAAGATAAGCATGAGGAGATGTCATCTTAA
- a CDS encoding YlzJ-like family protein, whose protein sequence is MIHYTMMPPELIYPTNDRDYQKQSVVEVDGVQLLVQETSEAQLEIIRVLSSDPNHFLNAGLCPGQKITMSLSSNQVNYGIIS, encoded by the coding sequence ATGATACACTATACGATGATGCCACCTGAATTAATTTATCCAACTAATGATCGTGACTACCAAAAACAATCCGTAGTAGAAGTTGATGGGGTCCAACTACTCGTACAAGAAACGAGTGAAGCACAACTTGAAATTATTAGAGTACTAAGCAGTGATCCCAATCATTTTCTTAATGCAGGGCTTTGTCCAGGACAAAAAATTACGATGTCTCTTTCATCCAATCAAGTGAATTATGGTATAATAAGCTAG
- a CDS encoding ClpP family protease yields MTNHDNYIQSQNEEPEKQEGKEASIVEKIQQLGQTSVPQMGNDSKIHCLTIVGQIEGHIQLPPQNKTTKYEHVIPQIVAIEQNPKIEGLLVILNTVGGDVEAGLAIAEMLSSLSKPTVSIVLGGGHSIGVPIAVSCDHSYIAETATMTIHPVRLTGLVIGVPQTFEYLDKMQERVINFVTKNSNITEEKFKELMLSKGNLTRDIGTNVVGKDAVEYGLIDEVGGVGQAIQKLNSMLENKDEEKMLQ; encoded by the coding sequence ATGACGAATCATGATAACTACATACAAAGCCAAAATGAGGAGCCTGAAAAACAAGAAGGTAAGGAAGCTTCAATTGTGGAGAAAATTCAGCAACTTGGTCAAACGAGTGTTCCTCAGATGGGTAATGATTCAAAAATTCATTGCTTAACAATAGTAGGTCAGATTGAAGGGCATATTCAGTTACCACCACAAAATAAGACGACTAAATATGAACATGTGATTCCTCAAATAGTCGCTATTGAACAGAATCCTAAAATAGAAGGATTGTTAGTTATTTTAAATACAGTAGGAGGAGATGTAGAAGCAGGTTTAGCGATAGCTGAAATGCTGTCTTCCTTATCAAAACCCACTGTATCTATTGTTTTAGGCGGAGGACATTCAATAGGTGTTCCAATTGCGGTTTCATGTGATCACTCATATATTGCTGAGACAGCTACTATGACTATACACCCAGTGCGTTTAACAGGGCTTGTTATTGGTGTCCCACAAACATTTGAATACTTAGACAAAATGCAGGAAAGAGTTATTAATTTTGTAACAAAGAATTCAAACATTACTGAAGAGAAGTTTAAAGAACTAATGCTTTCTAAAGGAAATTTAACTCGCGATATAGGAACCAATGTTGTCGGGAAAGATGCAGTTGAGTATGGCTTGATTGATGAAGTAGGCGGAGTTGGTCAAGCAATTCAAAAGCTTAATAGCATGCTCGAAAATAAGGATGAGGAAAAGATGTTACAATGA
- a CDS encoding ribonuclease J, with protein MEKTEKIKLIALGGVGEVGKNMFVVEINSDIFVVDSGLMYPEDEMLGIDMVIPDITYLKENRERVKGIFLTHGHDESIGGIFNLLHHIQVPIYGTKLTLALVGEKLKENRMKQTVLVKEITNETVLNFEHTEVTFFRTNHSIPDSVGISFATTMGAIVHTGDFKFDQTPVGENFSDVGKIATIGDKGVLCLLSDSINAEKPGHSGSEAIVGEEISDVMYNAEGRVIVAVYASNLHRIQQVINAAVKNNRKLAVVGKNMRNILNLAISLGYIDVEDELFISINEINNFGSKEVAILTTSNHGEPLAVLSRMAKQSHKQVNILKGDTILISATPIPGNELVFSRTIDLLCRAGANVVFGQKQVHVSGHGHQEELKMMLNLTKPKYFIPVHGEFKMQKAHAKLAQQVGLSEKNIFLVDKGEVVEFKGEAVYTGGKVPSGNVLIDGLGIGDVGNIVLRDRRLLSQDGILIVVVTLDKKRKKITSGPEIITRGFVYVRESEQLITQATKVVSDIVEKSMNEQSIEWSAIKLNIREALNQFLYEKTKRRPMILPIIMEI; from the coding sequence ATGGAAAAGACAGAAAAAATTAAATTAATCGCTTTAGGCGGTGTTGGAGAAGTCGGTAAAAACATGTTTGTTGTTGAAATTAATTCAGATATATTTGTCGTTGATTCTGGATTAATGTATCCCGAGGATGAAATGCTTGGAATAGATATGGTTATTCCCGATATTACTTATTTAAAAGAAAATAGAGAACGTGTAAAGGGGATTTTCCTTACACATGGTCATGATGAAAGCATTGGTGGTATTTTTAATTTACTTCACCATATTCAAGTTCCAATCTATGGGACAAAGTTAACATTAGCATTGGTAGGAGAAAAGCTGAAAGAAAATCGAATGAAACAAACAGTACTTGTTAAAGAAATCACTAACGAAACCGTTTTGAATTTTGAACATACAGAAGTGACATTCTTTAGGACAAATCATAGTATACCGGATTCTGTAGGCATAAGTTTTGCTACAACAATGGGAGCAATCGTTCATACAGGTGATTTTAAATTTGATCAAACACCTGTAGGAGAAAATTTTAGCGATGTTGGAAAAATTGCGACTATTGGTGATAAAGGAGTATTATGCCTTCTATCTGATAGTATAAATGCTGAAAAACCAGGTCATTCTGGATCAGAAGCGATTGTTGGAGAAGAGATATCAGATGTTATGTATAATGCTGAGGGAAGGGTTATTGTCGCTGTATATGCTTCTAACCTTCACAGAATACAACAAGTCATTAATGCAGCAGTAAAGAATAACAGAAAACTAGCAGTTGTCGGGAAAAATATGAGAAATATTCTTAATCTTGCTATAAGTCTAGGATATATCGATGTCGAGGATGAATTGTTCATTTCTATCAACGAAATAAATAACTTTGGATCTAAAGAAGTGGCAATTTTAACGACAAGTAATCATGGCGAGCCTCTTGCTGTTTTGTCTAGAATGGCAAAACAATCACATAAACAAGTTAATATTCTTAAAGGAGATACAATTCTAATCTCGGCAACCCCGATACCTGGCAATGAATTGGTTTTCTCGAGAACGATTGACTTACTTTGTAGAGCTGGTGCAAATGTTGTATTTGGTCAAAAACAAGTACATGTCTCTGGTCATGGTCATCAAGAAGAGCTTAAAATGATGTTGAATTTGACAAAGCCTAAATATTTCATCCCAGTTCATGGTGAATTTAAAATGCAAAAAGCTCATGCTAAGCTTGCACAGCAGGTAGGTTTGAGCGAAAAGAATATTTTTTTAGTTGATAAAGGTGAGGTAGTAGAATTTAAAGGTGAGGCGGTTTATACAGGAGGTAAAGTTCCTTCAGGTAATGTTTTAATTGACGGATTAGGAATTGGAGATGTCGGAAACATTGTATTAAGAGACCGTCGCTTATTATCGCAGGATGGAATTTTAATTGTAGTAGTTACGCTGGATAAGAAAAGAAAGAAAATTACCTCGGGTCCTGAGATCATCACAAGAGGTTTTGTATACGTGCGTGAATCAGAACAGCTTATTACACAAGCAACTAAGGTTGTTTCAGATATCGTGGAAAAAAGTATGAATGAGCAATCAATTGAATGGTCAGCGATAAAGCTGAATATAAGAGAAGCGTTAAATCAATTTTTATATGAAAAAACGAAGCGTAGACCAATGATTTTGCCTATCATTATGGAAATATAA
- the dapA gene encoding 4-hydroxy-tetrahydrodipicolinate synthase, whose translation MGSHFGKLSTAMVTPFDKNGNIDFQKTSTLIEYLLNNGTDSLVVAGTTGESPTLSTEEKIALIKYTVKEVNGRVPVIAGTGSNNTAASIKLTKLAEEAGVDAVMLVTPYYNKPSQEGMYQHFKAIAESTSLPVMLYNIPGRSVVNMSVDTIVRLSELPNVVAIKEASGDLDAMAEIISRTSNDFLLYSGDDGLTIPVLSIGGVGVVSVASHVIGVEMQEMITDFLSGEHGKAAEQHRKLLPIMKQLFAVPNPGPVKTALQVKGLDVGSVRLPLLPLTSEERNQLIEVISFNSN comes from the coding sequence ATGGGTAGTCATTTTGGTAAACTTTCAACAGCGATGGTGACTCCGTTTGATAAAAACGGAAATATTGATTTTCAAAAAACATCAACTTTAATTGAGTATTTGTTAAATAATGGAACAGATTCATTGGTTGTAGCCGGGACTACTGGTGAATCCCCTACTTTAAGTACAGAAGAAAAAATTGCTTTAATTAAGTATACAGTTAAAGAAGTGAATGGTAGAGTCCCTGTTATTGCAGGAACTGGAAGTAATAATACTGCAGCTTCAATTAAGCTTACTAAACTAGCTGAAGAAGCTGGTGTAGATGCTGTCATGTTAGTTACTCCATACTACAATAAACCAAGTCAAGAAGGAATGTATCAGCATTTTAAAGCAATTGCTGAATCAACAAGTCTTCCAGTTATGCTTTATAATATTCCTGGTCGAAGTGTTGTAAATATGTCCGTAGATACAATTGTTCGTCTATCTGAGCTTCCTAATGTGGTTGCTATTAAGGAAGCTAGTGGAGATTTAGATGCGATGGCGGAGATTATTTCAAGAACGTCGAATGATTTTCTCCTTTATTCAGGTGATGATGGGTTAACGATCCCTGTGTTATCAATTGGTGGAGTAGGTGTAGTATCAGTTGCTTCACATGTAATTGGAGTAGAAATGCAAGAGATGATCACGGACTTCTTAAGTGGTGAGCATGGTAAAGCAGCTGAGCAGCATAGAAAATTATTACCAATAATGAAACAATTATTTGCTGTACCAAATCCAGGTCCTGTTAAAACAGCTCTACAAGTTAAAGGTCTAGATGTTGGTTCTGTTCGATTACCACTTCTACCGCTAACTAGTGAAGAACGGAATCAATTAATTGAAGTGATTTCTTTCAACTCGAACTAA
- the dapG gene encoding aspartate kinase, whose product MKIIVQKFGGTSVRNNDGRQQAFKHIHSALDEGYKVVVVVSAMGRKGDPYATDTLIDLLYGGVKNISNREQDMLLSCGEAISSIVFSSMLNDQKIRATSLTGAQAGFVTNDEHTNAKILEMKCDRLTEMLKEYDVVVVAGFQGAATSTGDITTIGRGGSDTSAAALGAALGAEFVDIFTDVEGVMTADPRIVENAKPLSKVTYTEIVNLAYQGAKVIHPRAVEIAMQAEVPLRVRSTYSNTSGTLVTSNNSSNRGSDVHEHLITGIAHVSNVTQIKVVAKEGQYGVQTEVFKAMAKDGISVDFFNITPKSVIYTVSDHVTDRAVEILEELGYSPIITRNCAKVSTVGAAIMGVPGVTAKIVTALSEQGISILQSADSHTTIWVLVKEEDMIKAVNALHEAFNLSK is encoded by the coding sequence TTGAAAATTATTGTACAAAAATTCGGTGGAACTTCCGTTAGAAATAATGATGGGCGCCAGCAGGCGTTCAAACATATTCATTCTGCATTAGATGAGGGGTATAAAGTAGTAGTTGTTGTTTCTGCAATGGGGCGAAAAGGAGACCCATATGCAACTGACACATTAATTGACCTCCTATATGGTGGAGTGAAAAACATTTCGAATCGTGAACAGGATATGTTGCTTTCATGTGGTGAAGCTATTTCCTCTATTGTTTTTTCGAGTATGTTAAATGACCAAAAAATCCGAGCAACTTCATTAACAGGAGCTCAGGCAGGATTTGTTACAAATGACGAGCATACAAACGCAAAAATACTTGAAATGAAATGTGACCGCCTAACAGAAATGTTAAAGGAATATGATGTCGTTGTAGTTGCGGGTTTTCAAGGTGCAGCCACTTCAACTGGGGATATAACTACAATAGGTAGAGGAGGCAGTGATACTTCTGCAGCAGCTCTAGGTGCAGCATTAGGCGCAGAATTTGTCGACATTTTTACAGATGTAGAGGGTGTTATGACTGCTGATCCAAGAATCGTTGAAAATGCTAAGCCTCTATCTAAAGTAACATATACAGAAATTGTGAATCTTGCCTACCAAGGAGCAAAGGTAATTCATCCTAGAGCGGTTGAAATAGCAATGCAAGCAGAAGTTCCTTTGAGAGTAAGATCAACTTATTCAAATACTTCGGGAACATTAGTAACGTCTAATAACTCCTCAAATAGAGGAAGTGATGTTCATGAACACTTAATAACAGGAATTGCACACGTTTCAAATGTTACTCAAATAAAGGTGGTTGCCAAGGAAGGGCAATATGGTGTGCAAACAGAAGTTTTTAAAGCGATGGCTAAAGATGGAATAAGTGTTGATTTCTTTAATATTACACCTAAATCTGTTATCTATACGGTTTCTGATCATGTGACAGACCGAGCTGTTGAAATACTTGAGGAGCTTGGTTATTCACCAATAATCACTAGAAATTGTGCAAAGGTATCAACGGTTGGTGCAGCAATAATGGGTGTTCCAGGAGTTACTGCAAAAATTGTTACTGCGTTATCAGAACAGGGTATATCAATCCTACAATCTGCAGATAGTCATACAACGATTTGGGTATTAGTTAAAGAAGAGGACATGATAAAAGCGGTAAATGCTTTACATGAAGCGTTCAATCTATCAAAATAG
- the asd gene encoding aspartate-semialdehyde dehydrogenase produces the protein MEARGYHVAVVGATGAVGQQMLKTLESRNFPISKLTLLSSERSAGKKVIYKNQEYTVQVATPDSFEGVQIALFSAGGNVSKALAPEAVKRGAIVVDNTSAYRMDENVPLVVPEVNEAAIKDHKGIIANPNCSTIQMVVALEPLRQQYGLSKVIVSTYQAVSGAGAAAINELKQQSQAILNGESFTPEVLPVKGDEKHYQIAFNAVPQIDKFQENGFTFEEMKMINETKKIMSMPELQVAATCVRLPVETGHSESVYVEIENHEVTTDQLKQLLKDSDGVTLQDDPSQQIYPMPADCVGKNDVFVGRIRKDLDRANGFHMWIVSDNLLKGAAWNSVQIAESLVKLQLV, from the coding sequence ATGGAAGCAAGAGGGTATCATGTAGCAGTGGTTGGAGCAACTGGAGCAGTAGGACAACAAATGCTTAAAACACTAGAGAGTCGTAACTTTCCTATTTCAAAATTAACGTTACTTTCTTCAGAGCGATCTGCAGGAAAGAAGGTAATCTATAAAAATCAAGAATATACAGTTCAAGTAGCAACTCCAGACAGCTTTGAAGGGGTACAGATTGCACTATTTAGTGCAGGTGGAAACGTATCAAAGGCGTTAGCTCCTGAAGCTGTCAAGAGAGGTGCCATTGTAGTCGATAACACGAGTGCCTACCGCATGGATGAAAATGTACCGTTAGTCGTACCAGAAGTTAACGAAGCTGCAATTAAGGACCATAAAGGAATTATAGCAAACCCAAACTGTTCTACGATTCAAATGGTTGTTGCGCTTGAACCATTAAGACAACAGTACGGTTTAAGTAAGGTAATTGTCTCAACTTATCAAGCTGTTTCAGGGGCTGGAGCTGCAGCAATAAATGAACTTAAGCAACAATCACAAGCTATATTAAATGGTGAATCTTTTACTCCTGAAGTGTTACCTGTAAAAGGTGATGAAAAACATTATCAAATTGCCTTTAATGCTGTACCTCAGATCGATAAATTCCAAGAAAATGGATTTACATTTGAGGAAATGAAGATGATCAATGAAACTAAAAAGATCATGAGTATGCCGGAATTACAAGTAGCAGCTACTTGTGTCCGATTACCTGTTGAAACAGGACATTCTGAATCTGTATACGTTGAGATTGAAAATCATGAAGTAACAACAGACCAATTAAAACAATTGTTAAAAGACTCGGATGGAGTAACGCTTCAAGACGATCCTTCACAACAAATATATCCTATGCCTGCAGATTGTGTTGGAAAAAATGATGTGTTTGTTGGTAGAATTCGTAAAGACTTAGACCGTGCTAATGGATTCCATATGTGGATTGTTTCTGATAACCTTTTAAAGGGTGCAGCATGGAATTCCGTTCAAATTGCGGAAAGTTTAGTTAAGCTCCAACTAGTTTAA
- a CDS encoding dipicolinate synthase subunit B has product MKLKGKRIGFGITGSHCTYEEVYPQIKSLLDEGAEVVPVVSSTVKHTTTRFGVAGEWVEKVEQLTGNKVVDSIVEAEPLGPKRPLDCMVIAPLTGNSMSKFANAQTDNPVLMAAKATLRTHRPVVLGISTNDALGLNGVNLMRLMATKDIYFIPFGQDMPDKKPNSMVARMDNLLDTVLAALVGKQYQPVIVEKFRDLES; this is encoded by the coding sequence ATGAAATTAAAAGGAAAAAGAATTGGTTTTGGGATTACAGGTTCTCATTGTACGTATGAAGAGGTATATCCTCAAATAAAATCGTTATTAGATGAAGGTGCAGAGGTAGTGCCGGTTGTTTCAAGTACAGTAAAACATACAACAACGCGCTTCGGAGTAGCTGGAGAGTGGGTTGAAAAAGTTGAGCAATTGACTGGTAATAAAGTTGTTGACTCTATCGTTGAAGCAGAACCTCTAGGACCAAAGCGCCCTCTTGATTGTATGGTTATCGCTCCTTTAACAGGAAATTCAATGAGTAAATTCGCAAATGCTCAAACAGATAACCCAGTATTAATGGCTGCAAAGGCTACTTTACGAACACATCGTCCAGTTGTATTAGGGATTTCAACGAACGATGCTCTTGGACTAAATGGTGTCAATTTGATGCGCCTAATGGCAACAAAGGATATTTATTTTATTCCATTTGGGCAAGATATGCCAGATAAAAAACCTAATTCCATGGTAGCAAGAATGGATAATTTATTAGATACAGTCCTTGCTGCATTGGTAGGAAAGCAGTATCAACCAGTTATTGTTGAAAAATTCAGAGATCTAGAGAGTTAA
- the dpaA gene encoding dipicolinic acid synthetase subunit A — MLTGLNIAVIGGDARQLEVIRKLTELDAKLSLVGFDQLDHGFTGATKVNIDEVQFEEVDSIILPIPGTDQEGTVDTVFSNIEVKLTEDLLMRTPDHCVIFSGITNDYLNNLVQNTNRKLIQLFNRDDVAIYNSIPTVEGTIMMVIQHTDITIHGSNVAVLGLGRVGMSVARTFASLGAKVKVGARDSAHLARITEMGLTPFHLSELEQESKDVDVCINTIPHLIVTSKVISNMPAHTLIVDLASKPGGTDFRYAEKRGIKALLAPGLPGIVAPKTAGQIVANVLTQLLEEVKNEGKGLSS, encoded by the coding sequence ATGTTAACAGGATTAAATATAGCTGTAATAGGTGGCGATGCACGTCAGCTAGAAGTTATCCGAAAATTAACTGAACTTGATGCGAAACTGTCTCTTGTAGGATTTGATCAACTTGATCATGGATTTACAGGTGCAACAAAAGTAAACATTGATGAAGTTCAATTCGAAGAAGTAGATTCCATTATTCTCCCGATTCCAGGTACTGATCAAGAAGGTACCGTTGATACAGTTTTTTCAAATATAGAAGTGAAATTAACAGAAGATCTATTAATGAGAACACCGGATCATTGCGTAATTTTTTCAGGAATTACGAATGACTACTTAAACAACTTAGTTCAAAATACTAACCGAAAATTAATTCAATTATTCAATAGAGATGATGTAGCAATCTATAACTCAATTCCAACTGTTGAAGGTACGATTATGATGGTCATACAACACACAGACATTACAATACACGGTTCCAATGTGGCGGTACTTGGACTTGGAAGAGTTGGAATGAGTGTTGCCAGAACTTTTGCTTCATTAGGTGCTAAGGTGAAAGTAGGTGCCAGAGATTCCGCACATTTAGCAAGAATTACGGAGATGGGGCTAACACCATTTCATTTAAGTGAGCTTGAACAAGAATCAAAGGACGTTGATGTTTGTATCAACACAATTCCACATTTGATTGTAACGTCAAAAGTTATTTCAAACATGCCAGCTCACACTTTAATTGTGGACTTAGCTTCAAAGCCTGGGGGAACTGATTTCAGGTATGCAGAAAAAAGAGGGATAAAAGCACTTCTAGCACCAGGTCTACCAGGTATTGTTGCTCCAAAGACAGCAGGGCAAATTGTTGCAAATGTCTTAACTCAATTATTGGAAGAGGTTAAGAATGAAGGAAAGGGGCTATCATCATGA
- a CDS encoding YlmC/YmxH family sporulation protein has product MRLSELSGKEIVDVKRAERLGVLGQTDLEINEQTGQITTLIIPSLKWFGLRKQGEEIRVPWQHIKKIGTDMIILDIPDEQIEQIES; this is encoded by the coding sequence ATGAGGCTAAGTGAATTAAGCGGCAAAGAAATTGTTGATGTGAAACGCGCAGAGCGATTAGGGGTTTTAGGTCAGACAGATTTAGAAATCAATGAGCAAACAGGACAAATAACAACACTCATTATCCCATCTTTAAAATGGTTTGGATTAAGAAAGCAAGGTGAAGAAATACGTGTACCTTGGCAACATATTAAAAAGATTGGCACGGATATGATTATTTTAGACATTCCAGATGAACAAATCGAACAAATTGAATCATAG